TTGCTCTGGAATAACTTCGCCGGCAGCTAACCAGTAGCGCATCCAGAGATCGTGGGTGCCACCGGGATAGGTAATGGCTGCTTTCAGGTCGCCTTTCCCGCTGGATTTGGCTTGGGCAAAGGCATCTTTTAATCCTTTACTTTCTAAGCCAACTTTGAAATCTTTATAACTGTTGGCGATAGAAATCGCTTGACCGTTGGTATTTAACCGTGCCAGGAGATACATGGGCAGCGGCTGTTTATTTTTGGTTTGCCCTAAGCTAAGCAGGTAAGGCATCGGGCTGAGGATGTGCGCCCCATCAATGCCGCCGCCGGCTGAACCGAGTTCTAAGTTGTCGCGGGTGACGGGCCAAGATGCTTGTTTGACGACTTCGACCCCTGTCATGCCGTATTTGGCAAATAAGCCTTTTTCTTGGGCGACGATCAAAGGTGCGGCATCCGTTAGGGCGATGAAACCGAGTTTGGCGGTGGTGATTTCCGGGGCATCAGCCGGGTTAACGTTGGCTGCCGGTGTGGGGGTAGAAGCGGCGTTTGTTTTGCTGGTGTTAGTAGGGCCGGTGCTGCATCCATGAACGAGCAAGGTGCCGGCTGTTGCTGCGCCGGCAGTGAAGATGAATTTGCGTCTGGAAAGTTTCGACATTGATTTACCCGGTCTTTAGTTAATTCTTTGGTTGTGGTTTTCAGCAAGCACCATTTGTTTTCGCACAGCCTTTGTCAGGCTCAACACCATAGCCGGCACAAAATAACTTAATGAAAAAGTTACCGATAGTGCATGGTGTAGGGTTTTTGTCAAGCGAGCCGGCAGTTAAGCATCAATGACGACTCGTCCAACAGGGTGAGCGCTACAGGCTAAAATCACGCCTTGAGTGCGCTCACTGTCGTCAAGGGCTTCGGGATTTGCGTCATATTTCACTTCTCCTTCTAAAAGAATTTGCTTGCAGGTGCCGCAACTTCCCGACCGGCAACTGCTGGGAAGTTCGATGCCTTCTCGTTCTGCGACATCTAAAATCAATTCGGAACTGTCACAGGCGAGTTCTTTGCCAGATTTCGCCAAGACGAGGACTGCCGGCTGGGCGTGATGTCCGTTGCTAGTGGCTTTTGTGCCGTTTGTTTGGGCAGTGTCGCTTGGTTGTGCCAGTGTTGCCGGTGCTTCGAGGATTTCTCCTTTAAGCTGTGCGCCGAAGTTTTCGATGAGTAGATGCCGCAACACCGGCTTGAGGTCTTCGCAGGGAACCCCTTTGGTGACGCAGGTGCCGAGATGGGCGTCTTTGCCCACTTTGCCGCCCATGTAGATATCGACACCTTCGACGGCTTTGCCGTTTTTGCGGGCTTTGGTGCCCATGAGTCCGATATCTGCAACTTGCGGTTGACCGCAGGAGTTGGGGCAGCCGGTCCAGTGAATCCGCACAGGCCGGCTCAAGGACACTTCTTGTTCCAGTTCCGCAATCATTTCCATCGCGCGGTTTTTGGTTTCAATCAGCGCGAAGTTGCAGAATTGTGCGCCGGTGCATGAAACCAGCGCCCGTGTTAAAGGTGCGGGATTGATGGAGAATTTTTGCAGGATGGGTTCGCTTAAAAAGGCTTCTAAGCGAGAGTCGGGAATATTAGGAATTAGGATATTTTGTTCGACGGTGAGGCGAATTTCGCCATTGCCATAGACTTCGGCAACACGGGCAATGTCAAACATTTCTGGCGCAAACAAACGCCCGACGGGAACGTGCAGACCGGCAAAGTTTAAGCCTGGTTGCTTTTGAGCAAAAATGCCGAGATGATCGCGTTTTTCCCAGTCGATTTCATCTTTGAGGGCAGCGGTTGGCAGTTCGCGCCCAAATTGCTTTTCTACGGCTGCGCGGAAGTGTTCGAGGCCCATTTCATCGATCAGCCACATCAGGCGTGATTTCTGCCGGTTGGATCGCGGCCCTTGATCCCGAAAGACAATTAAGATGGCGCGGCACAAATCAACCACGTCGTCGTTGGCGGGAACCCAGGCGTTGAGGGGAATTGCGGCTTCGCAGCGCTTGGCGGAGAAGAAGCCACCGACAACGACGTTAAAGCCGAGTTGACCGTTGTTATAGGCGGGGACGAAGGCAACATCGTTGATTTCGGCGTGGACGGAGTTATCGCGTCCTCCTTCGATGGCGATGTTGAATTTGCGCGGCAGGTTGCTGAATTCTGGGTTGCCTTCGCCGCAGTTGGTGATCATGTCTTGAACTTTTTGGACAAGATCGCGGGTGTCTATTAATTCGTCGGCGTCGAGATCGGCAACGGGTGAGCCGGTGATGTTGCGAACGTTGTCCATGCCGGATTGAATGCTGGTGATGCCGGCGGATCTGAGTTTATTGAATATATCGGGGACATCTTCAATTCTGATGCCGCGTAGTTGCAGGTTTTGCCGAGTTGTGATGTCTGCGTAGCCTTCGCCGCCATAGCGCTGGATGATCTCGGCGAGGACGCGCATTTGAACCGCGTTGAGGATGCCACTGGGAATCCGCATCCGCATCATGAATTTGCCGGGAGTGACGGGGCGGAAGAAGATCCCTAACCATTTGAGCCGGTGTTCTCGGTCGGTTGCGTCCATTGCTTCCCAGCCAATCTCGGCAAAATGATCGAGTTCACCTTTGACTGCTAGCCCATCTTTTTCGGCTTTAAATTTTTCAAATTTGTTGAGGCTTGCTGTTGGTGTCTCTGCTACTGTCATGGGTTTTTTCGCTCTTGATTTTGTGTTTACAGGGAGGCAATTTTTCAGCTAAGTTGCTGTTTATCTAGCGTTTAAAAGCTTTTTGTTTCGCTTATATCTGGGATAGGAAAACTTTATTTGTATATTTCGTTACAAATCGCAGTATTTGTTTATCGGTCAGCTTTTTGCTGATTGGTTGCAAGGTTGCATTCCATGCGGGGTCTTGGTTTGGGTGAATGACGCTCAT
Above is a genomic segment from Microcoleus sp. FACHB-68 containing:
- a CDS encoding 2Fe-2S iron-sulfur cluster-binding protein; amino-acid sequence: MAKSGKELACDSSELILDVAEREGIELPSSCRSGSCGTCKQILLEGEVKYDANPEALDDSERTQGVILACSAHPVGRVVIDA